A portion of the Microlunatus phosphovorus NM-1 genome contains these proteins:
- the rsmH gene encoding 16S rRNA (cytosine(1402)-N(4))-methyltransferase RsmH yields the protein MATPRVPPRHEPVMLDEIVAVLAPALTAPLADDASNSTRPVLVDCTLGLGGHAEALLRACPELHLIGLDRDPNALALATRRLAPYADRTTFVEAVYDELTDVLAELGRPRVQGILLDLGLSSLQIDDTDRGFAYAVDAPLDMRMDGQQELTAAEVVNTYSASELARILRTYGEERFADRIARRVVAARAEQPFDTSARLVGVLEAAIPAAARKTGGHPAKRTFQALRIEVNRELAALESVLPQAVAALAVGGRIAVLAYHSLEDRLVKQVLAAGSRDTAPPGLPVVPDEHQPQLMLLTRGAQKPTEAEIVSNRRAASARFRAAERIREPQTRGRGAA from the coding sequence ATGGCTACCCCCCGCGTGCCGCCGCGTCACGAGCCGGTGATGCTGGACGAGATCGTCGCCGTCCTCGCTCCCGCTCTGACCGCGCCCCTGGCTGACGACGCATCCAACAGCACCCGGCCGGTGCTGGTCGACTGCACGCTCGGTCTCGGAGGGCACGCCGAGGCGCTGTTGCGGGCCTGTCCCGAGTTGCACCTGATCGGCCTTGACCGTGACCCCAACGCCTTGGCCCTGGCGACCCGGCGGCTGGCCCCGTACGCCGATCGGACCACCTTCGTCGAGGCCGTCTACGACGAGCTGACCGACGTACTGGCCGAACTCGGTCGCCCCCGAGTCCAGGGCATTCTGCTCGATCTCGGTCTCTCCTCGCTGCAGATCGACGACACCGACCGCGGCTTCGCGTACGCCGTCGACGCGCCGCTGGACATGCGGATGGACGGGCAGCAGGAGCTGACCGCCGCCGAGGTGGTCAATACCTACAGCGCCAGTGAGCTGGCACGGATCCTCCGCACCTACGGCGAGGAACGGTTCGCCGACCGGATCGCTCGACGGGTCGTCGCGGCCCGGGCCGAGCAGCCGTTCGACACCTCCGCCCGGCTGGTCGGTGTGCTGGAGGCGGCGATTCCGGCGGCGGCCCGCAAGACGGGCGGGCATCCCGCCAAGCGCACCTTTCAGGCCTTGCGGATCGAGGTCAACCGTGAGCTGGCTGCGTTGGAGTCCGTGCTGCCGCAGGCGGTCGCGGCCCTCGCCGTCGGCGGCCGGATCGCGGTGTTGGCCTACCACTCGCTCGAGGACCGTTTGGTCAAGCAGGTGCTGGCAGCCGGTTCGCGCGACACGGCTCCCCCGGGGCTGCCGGTTGTCCCGGATGAGCATCAGCCGCAGTTAATGTTGCTAACCCGTGGTGCCCAGAAGCCGACGGAGGCAGAGATTGTGAGCAACCGCCGTGCTGCCTCGGCGCGTTTCCGGGCAGCGGAGCGGATTCGAGAGCCGCAGACCCGGGGGAGGGGAGCGGCATGA
- the mraZ gene encoding division/cell wall cluster transcriptional repressor MraZ: protein MFLGTHTPRLDEKGRLILPAKFRDELAAGLVITRGQDRCLAIWPMETFIAQTADLRNASSSSKQVRDYQRMLASGASDEVPDKQGRITIPPHLRAYAGLDKECVVVGAMNRVEVWDAASWNTYSTEQEAEFADLNNEGFPGL from the coding sequence ATGTTCCTCGGCACTCACACACCTCGCCTGGACGAGAAAGGACGGCTGATCTTGCCCGCGAAGTTCCGTGACGAGCTGGCTGCCGGCCTGGTCATCACGCGAGGGCAGGACCGATGCCTGGCCATCTGGCCGATGGAGACCTTCATCGCTCAGACCGCCGATCTGCGCAACGCCTCCTCCAGCAGCAAGCAGGTCCGGGACTACCAGCGGATGCTCGCCTCGGGAGCGTCCGACGAGGTGCCCGACAAGCAGGGGCGGATCACCATCCCGCCGCACCTGCGGGCCTATGCCGGTCTCGACAAGGAGTGTGTCGTGGTCGGCGCGATGAACCGGGTGGAGGTCTGGGATGCGGCGTCTTGGAACACCTACTCCACCGAGCAGGAAGCGGAGTTCGCCGATCTGAACAACGAGGGTTTCCCAGGGCTCTGA
- a CDS encoding AAA family ATPase → MGRVRTAIESVIEGKRPAVDLALTVLLAEGHLLVEDVPGVGKTMLAKALGRSIDCSVRRVQFTPDLLPSDITGVSVFNQETRDFEFKPGGIFANIVVGDEINRASPKTQSALLESMEERQVSVDGTTYQLELPFMVIATQNPIEMEGTYPLPEAQRDRFMARVAIGYPTHAAELAMLESHGTTDPLAALEPVTDGATVQGLIEAVKTVYVSPAVKNYLVQIVHATRNSRELRLGASPRATLQLLRASRALAALGGRGYVSPDDVAGLAPTVLSHRVLPSADAQISRRTVDEIVAHLIASVHLPDHR, encoded by the coding sequence ATGGGCCGGGTCCGGACCGCGATCGAGTCGGTGATCGAGGGCAAGCGACCGGCGGTCGACCTGGCGCTGACCGTGTTGCTGGCCGAAGGCCATCTGCTGGTCGAGGACGTGCCGGGGGTCGGCAAGACCATGCTCGCCAAGGCACTGGGCCGGTCGATCGACTGTTCGGTCCGCCGGGTGCAGTTCACCCCCGATCTCCTCCCCTCCGACATCACCGGCGTGTCGGTGTTCAACCAGGAGACCCGCGACTTCGAGTTCAAGCCCGGCGGCATCTTCGCCAACATCGTGGTCGGTGACGAGATCAACCGCGCCTCACCCAAGACTCAGTCCGCACTGCTGGAGTCGATGGAGGAACGCCAGGTCAGCGTGGACGGCACGACCTATCAGCTCGAGTTGCCGTTCATGGTGATCGCCACCCAGAACCCGATCGAGATGGAAGGCACCTATCCGCTCCCCGAGGCGCAACGGGACCGGTTCATGGCCCGGGTCGCCATCGGCTATCCCACCCACGCTGCCGAGCTGGCCATGCTCGAGTCGCACGGCACCACCGACCCCCTGGCCGCCCTCGAACCAGTCACCGACGGGGCCACCGTCCAAGGGCTGATCGAGGCGGTCAAGACCGTGTACGTGAGCCCGGCCGTGAAGAACTACCTGGTGCAGATCGTCCACGCGACCCGGAACAGTCGCGAGCTGCGGCTCGGCGCCTCCCCGCGGGCCACGCTGCAGTTGCTGCGTGCCAGCCGAGCCTTGGCGGCACTGGGCGGGCGCGGCTACGTCAGCCCCGATGACGTCGCCGGCCTGGCGCCGACCGTCTTGTCACACCGGGTGCTGCCGTCGGCCGATGCTCAGATCTCCCGGCGTACGGTCGACGAGATCGTCGCCCATCTGATCGCCTCGGTACACCTACCCGACCACCGCTAG
- a CDS encoding DUF58 domain-containing protein: protein MRRPWRLFTARGHAFLVIGLLVVLAAMIAGQRDLMRVGLLLLVLPIIAAVLVARARLRLSCERSVQPARAPLGSPLRGRIALRQEGRLPAGILLLEDSVPPELGNRPRFSVDKADLTWRREIEYPLLGRVRGRFHTGPLLVRTSDPFGLVQLDRHFQATSEVMITPVVEVLPAMRSAGGAGSAGESRPHRVGITGQDDVLIREYRHGDDRRRIHWRSTARRGDLMVRREEQAWDPTASVLLDVRSGCHAGRGMHGSLEWAVSAAASVAVHFLDDGFGVEIYEPDGSMHISGNLGQHSSASSDLAIGRLTDLRPRQTTSLHYAVQAADVDKAGQLVVAILGRLTPSDANSLLRLRRNRAQGLAMVLDVDTFSDEPTSERTRSQHELATEILVQHQWRVVGVRRGMSVAEAWAGLDRLGAAAIGARS, encoded by the coding sequence ATGCGCAGACCCTGGCGACTGTTCACGGCCCGCGGCCATGCGTTCCTGGTCATCGGGCTGCTGGTGGTGCTGGCCGCCATGATCGCCGGGCAGCGCGACCTGATGCGGGTCGGCCTGCTCCTGCTGGTGCTGCCGATCATCGCGGCCGTGCTGGTCGCCCGGGCCCGGCTGCGACTGTCGTGCGAACGCAGCGTTCAACCGGCCCGGGCACCGTTGGGCTCGCCGTTGCGCGGCAGGATCGCCCTCCGCCAGGAGGGTCGACTGCCGGCCGGCATTCTGCTGCTGGAGGACTCCGTGCCGCCCGAGCTGGGCAACCGGCCGCGATTCTCGGTGGACAAGGCCGACCTGACCTGGCGGCGGGAGATCGAATATCCGCTGCTGGGTCGGGTACGCGGTCGCTTCCACACCGGGCCGTTGCTGGTCCGAACCAGCGACCCGTTCGGACTGGTCCAGCTGGACCGGCACTTCCAGGCCACCAGCGAGGTCATGATCACCCCCGTGGTGGAGGTCCTGCCGGCCATGCGATCGGCCGGCGGTGCCGGCAGTGCCGGTGAGTCGCGCCCGCACCGGGTGGGGATCACCGGCCAGGACGACGTCTTGATCCGCGAGTATCGGCACGGCGACGACCGGCGACGCATCCACTGGCGATCCACCGCCCGCCGGGGAGACTTGATGGTGCGCCGCGAGGAGCAGGCGTGGGACCCCACTGCCAGCGTGCTGCTGGACGTACGGTCGGGCTGCCATGCCGGCCGCGGCATGCACGGCTCGCTCGAGTGGGCCGTCTCGGCCGCGGCCTCGGTCGCGGTGCACTTCCTCGACGACGGATTCGGGGTCGAGATCTACGAGCCGGATGGCTCGATGCACATCTCCGGCAATCTCGGCCAGCACAGTTCCGCGTCGAGCGATCTGGCCATCGGCCGGCTGACCGATCTGCGGCCGCGGCAGACGACCAGCCTGCATTATGCCGTCCAGGCCGCCGACGTGGACAAGGCGGGCCAGCTGGTGGTGGCGATCCTGGGTCGACTCACGCCGTCCGATGCGAACTCGTTGCTGCGGCTGCGGCGCAACCGCGCGCAGGGCCTGGCGATGGTGCTCGACGTCGACACCTTCAGCGATGAGCCGACCAGCGAGCGGACGCGCAGCCAGCACGAGCTGGCCACCGAGATCCTCGTCCAGCACCAGTGGCGCGTCGTCGGCGTACGGCGAGGAATGAGCGTGGCCGAGGCTTGGGCCGGGCTGGACCGGCTGGGTGCGGCGGCGATCGGAGCACGATCATGA
- a CDS encoding transglutaminase family protein yields MIRASDRLVIASAVAVLLISLTAQPLTQDTYLGQSWLLVLVLAGATVGMRRARLTPGFVVGAQVVLLVVMLFVLSSLTPNRGVPWYAHYAELWAQGVEHMQTSVAPMDADPGVKIIFVSVIGVLFVLTDLVVSGLDRPAWGIMPPAAAFAVPALGLPTDTWISAFLCLALGYLGILIADGLNRTGRWTRGLSRDSAEGYGSATAVVWRAAALIGVPALIATAVLGMALPTLTVPGLSLGNGPGGGGPLQLTDPTLDLRRNLKQGENSVVLHYTSDRPGGLYLRMASLPSFDAGGWSNVQMRLESGTRLSVIPGVSGEPGEPRTTEVSILDFGSEYLPLPYAPRTVRVSGDWAYDPNSLVMLSVARTGNRTDAIRNLTYTVESRDLEPSAATLARAVAGTPPDENTTSEVPPDLPEDLIDLTREVTEDADTDAEKAWAIQEFLRSSEFTYSTDPQPGSGYRALQNFLLRDREGYCEQFATSMAMMARIVGIPSRVAVGFLPGKRTEGDTWEVSIHDMHAWPELFFAGQGWVRFEPTPSTVTGAPPSWTLPQSDSPDDSETLTPTDEPSSDASDESVAPSAEASDDPLAVDTETGSSWGRNLLVAGITLLVLAILATPATLRVRRRAARLSGDQAPEEQVEDAWAELRDTVIDYGGTWPPGSPRTIGAVVGGRLEPPESEAIGRVAVLVERGRYARTLEADDLDDVGELPVVTHQIRRGLAPESRWRRLLANLAPKSLFRRR; encoded by the coding sequence ATGATCCGGGCCAGCGACCGGCTGGTCATCGCCTCGGCGGTCGCGGTGCTGCTGATCAGCTTGACCGCCCAGCCATTGACCCAGGACACCTATCTCGGCCAGTCCTGGCTGCTGGTGCTGGTGCTGGCGGGGGCAACCGTCGGCATGCGGCGAGCGCGGCTGACTCCCGGCTTCGTGGTCGGCGCCCAGGTGGTGTTGCTGGTCGTCATGCTGTTCGTGCTGAGCTCGCTCACTCCGAACCGGGGCGTGCCCTGGTATGCGCACTACGCCGAGCTGTGGGCCCAAGGCGTCGAGCACATGCAGACATCGGTGGCACCGATGGACGCCGATCCCGGGGTCAAGATCATCTTCGTCTCGGTGATCGGTGTCTTGTTCGTGCTCACCGACCTCGTCGTCAGCGGCCTGGACCGTCCGGCGTGGGGGATCATGCCACCGGCCGCCGCCTTCGCCGTACCGGCTCTCGGCTTGCCGACCGACACCTGGATCAGCGCGTTTCTCTGCCTGGCACTGGGTTATCTCGGCATCCTGATCGCCGACGGCCTGAACCGGACCGGGCGGTGGACTCGCGGGCTCTCCCGGGATTCCGCCGAAGGGTATGGCAGCGCGACCGCCGTGGTCTGGCGAGCCGCCGCTCTGATCGGAGTGCCGGCGCTGATCGCGACCGCGGTGCTCGGCATGGCGCTGCCGACGCTGACGGTGCCCGGGCTGTCGCTCGGCAACGGCCCCGGTGGCGGCGGGCCGCTGCAGCTGACCGACCCGACCCTGGATCTGCGCCGGAACCTCAAGCAGGGCGAGAACAGCGTCGTGCTGCACTACACCTCGGATCGCCCCGGCGGACTCTACCTGCGGATGGCCTCGCTGCCGTCCTTCGACGCCGGCGGCTGGAGCAACGTGCAGATGCGGCTGGAGAGCGGCACCCGGCTGTCGGTGATCCCGGGGGTCAGCGGCGAGCCCGGCGAACCGCGGACCACCGAGGTCTCGATCCTCGACTTCGGCTCGGAATATCTGCCGCTGCCGTACGCGCCGCGCACAGTGCGGGTGAGCGGCGACTGGGCGTACGACCCGAACTCACTGGTGATGCTCTCCGTGGCCCGGACGGGGAACCGCACCGACGCGATCCGCAACCTGACCTACACGGTCGAGAGCCGAGACCTTGAGCCGAGTGCCGCGACTCTGGCCCGCGCGGTGGCCGGCACCCCGCCCGACGAGAACACCACCTCCGAGGTGCCGCCGGACCTGCCTGAGGATCTGATCGACCTGACCCGCGAGGTGACCGAGGACGCCGACACCGACGCGGAGAAGGCGTGGGCGATCCAGGAGTTCCTCCGCAGCTCGGAGTTCACCTACAGCACCGATCCCCAACCGGGCAGCGGCTATCGGGCCCTGCAGAACTTCCTGCTCCGCGACCGGGAGGGCTACTGCGAGCAGTTCGCCACCTCGATGGCCATGATGGCGCGGATCGTCGGCATCCCGTCCCGGGTCGCGGTCGGATTCCTGCCCGGCAAGCGCACCGAGGGAGACACCTGGGAAGTGTCGATCCATGACATGCACGCCTGGCCCGAGCTGTTCTTCGCCGGACAGGGGTGGGTGCGGTTCGAGCCGACGCCGTCCACCGTGACCGGTGCGCCGCCCTCGTGGACCCTCCCCCAGTCCGACTCACCGGACGATTCGGAGACGCTGACACCGACCGACGAGCCGAGTTCCGACGCCTCGGACGAGAGCGTGGCACCCTCCGCCGAAGCATCGGACGACCCTTTGGCGGTGGACACCGAAACCGGCTCGTCGTGGGGCCGCAACCTGCTCGTCGCAGGCATCACGCTGCTGGTGCTCGCCATTCTGGCGACGCCGGCCACGCTGCGAGTCCGGCGGCGTGCGGCGCGACTCTCCGGTGACCAGGCACCGGAGGAGCAGGTGGAAGACGCCTGGGCCGAACTGCGGGATACGGTCATCGACTATGGCGGCACCTGGCCGCCCGGTTCGCCACGCACGATCGGGGCGGTAGTAGGTGGTCGGCTCGAGCCCCCGGAGTCCGAGGCGATCGGCCGGGTCGCGGTCCTGGTCGAACGCGGTCGCTATGCCCGCACCCTCGAAGCCGACGACCTCGACGACGTAGGCGAACTGCCGGTGGTGACCCACCAGATCCGCCGGGGCCTGGCCCCCGAATCCCGCTGGCGTCGGCTGCTGGCGAACCTGGCACCGAAATCCCTCTTCCGGCGGCGCTGA
- a CDS encoding endonuclease domain-containing protein has translation MTTSLDSIPFNPRSPFSRADARAAGISTRELLSSAYQRIFYDTYLCSTMALTMEVRAKAAIARTKSATAYASHHTAAGLWGIPVPKDGRIHITVDRDARRNRCRGILSHRPIELIGRIETQNGIRLSSPDQVFCELASAGVGLVDLVVAGDAMLKRKRASLASLTKAVDRMAGNGVRVARRALHYIRTGVDSPMESRLRMLLVLAGFPEPEIRVILREFDGEWGRRFDLCYRALKLIIEYDGEQHGELEQRDSDQDRREELERQGYKIVTVTSLGIYRDPAKTLRRVADAIRAMGGEPPARWNPEWRQHFPGRG, from the coding sequence ATGACGACATCATTGGATTCGATCCCCTTCAATCCCCGGTCACCGTTCAGCCGGGCCGATGCCCGAGCGGCAGGCATCTCGACGCGAGAGCTGTTGTCCTCGGCATATCAACGGATCTTCTACGACACCTATCTCTGCTCGACGATGGCACTGACCATGGAGGTACGCGCCAAGGCCGCAATCGCACGGACCAAGTCGGCGACTGCATATGCCAGTCATCACACGGCCGCGGGACTGTGGGGAATCCCGGTTCCCAAGGACGGGCGCATCCACATCACCGTTGACCGTGACGCCCGACGGAATCGCTGCCGGGGCATCCTGTCACATCGTCCGATCGAGCTGATCGGACGCATCGAAACCCAGAACGGCATCCGGCTCTCGTCTCCTGACCAGGTCTTTTGCGAACTCGCTAGCGCAGGCGTCGGCTTGGTTGACCTGGTTGTCGCTGGGGATGCCATGCTCAAACGCAAGAGGGCCAGTCTCGCGTCGTTGACCAAAGCAGTCGATCGGATGGCCGGCAACGGCGTACGCGTGGCCCGACGGGCACTGCACTACATCAGGACGGGCGTGGATTCGCCGATGGAGTCACGGCTGCGCATGCTGCTGGTGCTCGCCGGGTTCCCCGAGCCGGAGATCAGGGTCATCCTGCGGGAGTTCGACGGTGAGTGGGGACGGCGATTCGATCTCTGTTATCGAGCGTTGAAGCTGATCATCGAGTACGACGGCGAGCAGCACGGCGAGCTTGAGCAGCGTGATTCGGATCAGGACCGACGCGAGGAGCTGGAGCGCCAGGGATACAAGATCGTCACCGTGACTTCGCTCGGCATCTACCGAGATCCCGCCAAGACGCTTCGCCGCGTTGCCGATGCGATCCGTGCGATGGGCGGCGAGCCACCGGCCCGTTGGAATCCCGAGTGGCGCCAGCACTTCCCCGGTCGGGGCTGA
- a CDS encoding DUF3040 domain-containing protein, whose protein sequence is MALSEEEQRLLDQMEAALAAEDPKLVSTLRGTGTRKIHRRRAATAGVGFFLGLGLLVVGLYLMSDGPIGFVALSLVGFAAMVASAVTAIYAWQHVGHAAPDQGRDRPRAQQGTSSDGSFMDKMEERWRRRRDESGF, encoded by the coding sequence ATGGCCCTCTCAGAAGAGGAGCAACGGCTTCTCGATCAGATGGAGGCGGCGCTTGCCGCCGAGGACCCGAAGCTGGTTAGCACCCTGCGCGGAACCGGGACCCGCAAGATCCATCGGCGACGGGCCGCTACCGCCGGGGTCGGGTTCTTCCTCGGTTTGGGGCTGCTCGTCGTTGGGCTGTACCTCATGTCGGACGGCCCGATCGGCTTCGTCGCGTTGAGCCTGGTCGGCTTCGCCGCCATGGTCGCCTCGGCCGTCACGGCGATCTATGCCTGGCAGCATGTCGGTCACGCTGCGCCGGATCAGGGCCGCGACCGGCCCCGCGCCCAGCAGGGCACGTCGTCCGACGGCAGCTTCATGGACAAGATGGAGGAGCGCTGGCGTCGTCGCCGCGACGAGTCAGGCTTCTGA
- a CDS encoding Y-family DNA polymerase has product MRDDRASRIIMHVDMDAFYASVELRRRPELRGRPVIVGGYPRGVVLSATYEARAFGIRSGMASGQAVRLAPNAVFLDPDFDSYTAVSAGIAAVFRSVTSVVESASIDEAYLDITGALRMFGSRMGMGMGMGMGVGRSGGEGWGQTPAGIGEYVRAVVADEQQIACSVGIGPTKFVAKVASKQAKPDGLVDVPPDRVEAFLHPLPVEAMWGVGAKTAERLHNLGINTIGELAHTPRGGLRRTFGPHAGGMLRELAWGRDGRQVVASEPERSIGSQETFGADSDSDAVIRRELLRMADKTAGRMRKASLVGRTVTISVRFADFADLTRSITLPSATDVTEEIYAAALGLYERLRLDRPRIRRVGVRVEGLVPIEKACLQPTLLEPELGWRDADHAVDAAIGRFGSGAVRRAVLTQRISRPPAPDWQPRSSRSEGG; this is encoded by the coding sequence GTGCGCGACGACAGAGCGAGCCGGATCATCATGCATGTCGACATGGACGCGTTCTATGCCTCGGTCGAGCTGCGACGCCGGCCTGAGCTGCGCGGTCGGCCGGTGATCGTCGGAGGCTACCCGCGAGGTGTGGTGTTGTCGGCGACCTACGAGGCGCGGGCCTTCGGGATCCGCTCGGGCATGGCGTCGGGCCAGGCCGTACGGCTGGCACCCAATGCGGTGTTCCTCGATCCCGACTTCGACAGCTATACGGCAGTATCGGCCGGGATCGCGGCGGTGTTTCGATCAGTGACCTCGGTGGTGGAGTCGGCCTCGATCGACGAGGCATACCTGGACATCACCGGTGCGCTGCGCATGTTCGGCTCCCGCATGGGCATGGGCATGGGCATGGGCATGGGTGTGGGCAGGAGCGGGGGCGAGGGGTGGGGGCAGACACCCGCCGGGATCGGGGAGTACGTCCGTGCGGTCGTGGCCGACGAGCAGCAGATCGCCTGTTCGGTCGGCATCGGGCCGACGAAGTTCGTGGCCAAGGTCGCTTCCAAGCAGGCCAAGCCGGACGGGCTGGTCGACGTGCCGCCCGACCGGGTCGAGGCGTTCCTGCATCCGTTGCCGGTCGAGGCGATGTGGGGCGTGGGTGCGAAGACGGCCGAACGGTTGCACAATCTGGGCATCAACACCATCGGGGAGTTGGCGCATACGCCGCGTGGTGGGCTGCGCCGTACGTTCGGTCCGCACGCCGGCGGCATGCTGCGCGAGCTGGCGTGGGGTCGCGACGGGCGCCAGGTGGTTGCCTCCGAGCCGGAGCGCAGCATCGGCTCGCAGGAGACCTTCGGTGCCGACAGCGACTCCGATGCGGTGATCCGCCGCGAGCTGCTCCGGATGGCCGACAAGACCGCCGGCCGGATGCGGAAGGCGTCCCTGGTCGGGCGGACAGTGACCATCTCGGTGCGCTTCGCCGACTTCGCCGACCTGACCAGGTCGATCACCTTGCCGTCTGCGACTGATGTGACCGAGGAGATCTATGCCGCTGCGCTGGGTCTGTACGAGCGGTTGAGGCTGGATCGGCCGCGGATCCGGCGGGTGGGGGTGCGGGTCGAAGGGCTCGTGCCGATCGAGAAGGCCTGTTTGCAGCCGACTCTGCTCGAGCCGGAACTGGGCTGGCGCGACGCCGATCATGCCGTGGATGCCGCGATCGGCCGGTTCGGTTCCGGAGCAGTGCGCCGGGCGGTCCTCACCCAGCGGATCAGCCGACCGCCGGCTCCGGACTGGCAGCCTCGCAGCTCGCGATCCGAGGGCGGCTGA
- a CDS encoding methyltransferase domain-containing protein, translated as MSQTRLSEILVAALDGWSVDHPGREVVDLGGGTGGMAIGLGERGYRVRVVDPSPDALAALGRRTAEVHLNDSVSGLQGDATDLVEVVGATSTDLVVCHKVLEVVDDPGQALAAIRTVLRPGGALSLVVTQRHAAVLTQAIGGHIAQAHRTWAAPGMFDRDQVLTLVRRAGFEVVATRGVGAIADHVAESVLDSEAGAHAELLALEAAVATDAAFQALAPLLHVFALRSS; from the coding sequence GTGTCTCAGACGCGCTTGAGCGAGATCCTGGTCGCTGCGCTCGACGGATGGAGTGTCGACCACCCCGGCCGAGAGGTGGTCGACCTGGGCGGTGGCACCGGCGGGATGGCCATCGGGCTGGGGGAGCGCGGTTATCGGGTCCGAGTGGTCGATCCGAGTCCCGATGCTCTGGCGGCACTGGGCCGACGGACCGCGGAAGTGCACCTGAACGACAGCGTCAGCGGGTTGCAGGGGGATGCCACCGACCTGGTCGAGGTCGTCGGCGCAACCAGCACGGATCTCGTCGTGTGTCACAAGGTGCTCGAGGTGGTCGACGATCCCGGCCAGGCATTGGCTGCCATCCGTACCGTGCTGCGACCCGGTGGGGCGCTGAGTCTGGTGGTCACTCAGCGGCATGCGGCGGTCTTGACCCAGGCGATCGGCGGGCACATCGCGCAGGCGCATCGCACCTGGGCTGCGCCGGGGATGTTCGATCGTGATCAGGTTCTCACCTTGGTGCGGCGGGCCGGCTTCGAGGTCGTGGCGACTCGCGGTGTCGGGGCCATCGCCGACCACGTCGCGGAGTCGGTGTTGGACTCCGAGGCGGGTGCCCATGCCGAACTGCTGGCCTTGGAGGCGGCGGTGGCGACCGATGCCGCCTTCCAGGCGCTGGCGCCGTTGTTGCATGTGTTCGCCTTGCGCTCGTCGTAG
- a CDS encoding PIG-L deacetylase family protein → MVGDVTEETREPFVPVDENWERALCVVAHPDDLEFGTAAAIARWTDQGKTVVYAMVTSGEAGIDAMSPDECRTVREAEQIASGRVVGVDVVEFLGQPDGVLEYGVALRAVICAAVRRHQPEIVITNNFRPSWGGQSLNQADHIAVGMATLDAVRDAGNRWVFHDQIADGLQPWGGVKQVWAAGSPDSRHAVDTTATFDRGVASLEAHRAYIDGLGWEFFDPREFLEGGARQAGTRLGVPMAAPFEVFPMGWGE, encoded by the coding sequence ATGGTTGGAGACGTGACCGAGGAGACCCGAGAGCCCTTCGTTCCCGTCGATGAGAACTGGGAGCGCGCGCTGTGCGTGGTGGCGCATCCAGACGATCTCGAGTTCGGCACCGCAGCGGCGATCGCGCGCTGGACCGATCAGGGCAAGACCGTCGTGTACGCGATGGTCACCAGTGGTGAGGCCGGCATCGATGCGATGTCGCCGGACGAGTGCCGTACCGTTCGAGAGGCCGAGCAGATCGCCTCGGGACGGGTCGTGGGCGTCGATGTGGTCGAGTTCCTCGGCCAACCGGACGGCGTGCTGGAGTACGGCGTCGCGCTGCGGGCGGTGATCTGTGCCGCCGTGCGTCGTCACCAACCCGAGATCGTGATCACGAACAACTTCCGGCCAAGCTGGGGCGGGCAGTCGCTCAATCAGGCCGATCACATCGCCGTGGGCATGGCCACCCTGGACGCGGTACGCGATGCGGGCAACCGCTGGGTCTTCCACGACCAGATCGCCGACGGGCTGCAGCCGTGGGGCGGGGTCAAGCAGGTCTGGGCAGCCGGCTCGCCGGACAGCCGGCATGCCGTCGACACGACGGCCACCTTCGACCGGGGCGTTGCGTCCCTGGAGGCGCACCGCGCCTACATCGACGGTCTTGGCTGGGAGTTCTTCGATCCGCGGGAGTTCCTCGAAGGCGGTGCTCGTCAGGCGGGCACCCGGCTCGGTGTGCCGATGGCCGCGCCGTTTGAGGTCTTCCCGATGGGCTGGGGCGAGTAG
- a CDS encoding SelT/SelW/SelH family protein — protein MIESAGASDAAESAAVAPGARPRIVITYCTQCRWLLRASWVAQELLTTFTTDLGEIALRPGVGGVFTVELDGELIWDRKRDDGFPDVAPLKRLIRDRIDPERSLGHSDRTH, from the coding sequence GTGATCGAGTCCGCAGGCGCGAGCGATGCCGCCGAATCGGCTGCCGTGGCGCCTGGGGCGCGACCGCGGATCGTCATCACCTACTGCACGCAGTGCCGCTGGCTGCTGCGAGCGAGCTGGGTGGCGCAGGAGCTGCTGACCACATTCACCACCGATCTGGGGGAGATCGCCCTGCGGCCTGGTGTCGGTGGCGTGTTCACCGTCGAACTGGACGGCGAACTGATCTGGGACCGCAAACGCGACGACGGCTTCCCCGATGTCGCTCCGCTGAAGCGGCTGATCAGAGACCGGATCGATCCCGAGCGCTCGCTGGGCCACTCCGACCGGACTCATTGA